The Papaver somniferum cultivar HN1 chromosome 3, ASM357369v1, whole genome shotgun sequence genome includes a region encoding these proteins:
- the LOC113359289 gene encoding uncharacterized protein LOC113359289 produces the protein METFMLLKWLVNSIGTMNFGYNNSSSSSKDDKAQEISFYPMHDDEEKKFNKVTGASSGFQMPLHYPRYKKSDYEKMEEWKVDMLLREYGLDSFKGTLDKKREFSMGTFLWPVLNSTTSFRET, from the coding sequence ATGGAGACTTTCATGCTACTGAAATGGCTTGTTAACTCAATAGGCACAATGAATTTTGGGTACAATAACTCATCGTCGTCGTCGAAGGATGATAAGGCTCAGGAGATAAGTTTCTATCCAATGCATGATGATGAAGAGAAGAAATTCAACAAGGTCACAGGTGCATCATCAGGTTTTCAAATGCCACTTCACTATCCTCGCTACAAGAAGTCAGATTATGAGAAGATGGAGGAATGGAAGGTTGATATGCTTCTCAGAGAATATGGTCTCGACAGTTTTAAAGGTACCCTTGATAAGAAAAGGGAATTTTCTATGGGGACTTTCTTGTGGCCtgtgttaaatagtaccacatcgttTAGGGAAACTTAG